A DNA window from Christiangramia salexigens contains the following coding sequences:
- a CDS encoding glycosyltransferase: MISVVTTCWNELETIGLWINDIENQSEFPAEIIIVDNLSTDGTLEILNSWKENFKKSKIKIISKKCSVSKGRDIAIKNSSFPFILSSDIGTRINNNWVKSFSLLIKKDPSLELVIGNYYFIRTHMSELTRNYDRLMKGERSNLNINSLGSNRNILYSRELYDKVGGMPTHLKFAGDDTYLSKRLIECSSNTNVINEPLVGWIRPIDKVGLYKEARAYGFGDGQISHMLSGKEDNLYNRLNELIKILFYGFMKIIKYSVFWNWILLLCIHSRRTFIYFVAKQKGMKQKC, encoded by the coding sequence ATGATAAGTGTTGTTACAACGTGTTGGAATGAACTCGAAACTATTGGTCTTTGGATAAATGATATTGAAAATCAGTCTGAATTCCCTGCTGAAATTATAATTGTAGATAATTTAAGTACTGATGGAACCCTTGAAATTCTTAATTCATGGAAAGAAAACTTTAAAAAGTCTAAAATAAAAATTATTTCTAAAAAGTGTAGTGTATCTAAAGGAAGAGACATTGCAATAAAAAATTCTTCGTTTCCTTTTATCTTGAGCTCGGATATTGGCACAAGAATAAATAACAATTGGGTCAAAAGTTTTTCTTTATTGATTAAAAAGGATCCAAGTTTAGAGCTTGTAATCGGAAATTATTATTTTATTAGAACGCATATGAGTGAGTTAACCAGGAATTATGATAGGTTAATGAAAGGTGAAAGATCTAATTTAAATATTAATAGTCTAGGTAGTAATAGGAATATCTTATATTCAAGAGAGTTATATGATAAAGTTGGCGGGATGCCCACTCATTTAAAATTTGCTGGGGATGACACTTATTTATCGAAGCGATTAATTGAATGCTCGAGTAATACAAATGTTATTAATGAACCCTTAGTTGGATGGATTAGGCCAATTGATAAAGTTGGTTTGTATAAAGAGGCTAGGGCTTATGGTTTTGGAGATGGGCAGATTAGCCATATGCTGTCAGGAAAAGAGGATAACCTTTATAATAGGTTAAATGAATTAATAAAAATTTTGTTTTATGGATTTATGAAAATAATTAAATATTCTGTCTTTTGGAATTGGATATTATTATTATGTATCCACAGTAGAAGAACTTTCATTTATTTTGTAGCGAAGCAAAAAGGTATGAAGCAAAAATGTTGA
- a CDS encoding glycosyltransferase family 2 protein, producing the protein MKYLNKPSLAAIILTYNEGIHLERCLKSVSKVCSEIIIIDSYSTDSTKQIALNYSAKFYQNSWINYSSQFNWGLDNAEINSEWILRIDADEYLTDKLIENIQTNLPEIKSHYTGIMVNRLMYFMGKPLKRGGMYPIRHLKIWRKGKAICEQRWMDERMKLLNGDITFLEGDLIDHNLNNLTWWIQKHNGYATREAIDILDKKFNFTDFIVLRSSLMGNSEEQRRWLKGIYLDLPLFVRPFVFWFVRYFIQLGLLEGKRGFIWNLLQCGWYRFLVDAKIYEAYNKVGKNRENLIQYFKDEFDYDVTKIG; encoded by the coding sequence GTGAAATATCTAAATAAACCATCTTTAGCTGCAATTATATTAACATATAATGAAGGAATACATTTAGAGCGTTGCTTAAAAAGTGTTAGTAAAGTATGTTCTGAAATAATAATAATTGATTCATATTCCACGGACAGTACAAAACAAATTGCACTTAATTATTCGGCAAAGTTTTATCAGAATTCATGGATTAATTATTCTTCTCAATTCAATTGGGGATTGGATAATGCAGAAATCAATTCAGAGTGGATTTTGCGTATTGATGCTGATGAATATTTAACCGATAAATTGATTGAAAATATTCAAACTAATTTACCGGAGATTAAATCACATTATACTGGAATAATGGTAAATCGCCTTATGTATTTTATGGGTAAGCCTCTGAAAAGAGGAGGTATGTATCCAATTAGGCATTTAAAAATTTGGCGTAAAGGAAAGGCCATTTGTGAGCAACGTTGGATGGATGAACGCATGAAATTATTAAACGGTGATATAACTTTTTTGGAAGGAGACTTAATAGACCATAATTTAAACAATTTAACGTGGTGGATTCAAAAACATAATGGTTATGCAACGAGAGAAGCTATTGATATTTTGGATAAAAAATTCAATTTTACGGATTTTATTGTTCTGCGCTCATCATTAATGGGGAATTCAGAAGAACAGCGAAGATGGCTTAAGGGGATTTATTTAGATCTACCGTTATTTGTCCGTCCTTTCGTCTTTTGGTTTGTACGCTACTTTATACAGTTAGGATTATTAGAAGGAAAGCGTGGTTTTATTTGGAATTTATTGCAGTGCGGATGGTATCGTTTTCTCGTAGATGCTAAAATATATGAGGCATATAATAAAGTTGGTAAAAACCGGGAGAATCTTATTCAATATTTTAAAGATGAATTTGATTATGATGTTACTAAAATTGGATAA
- a CDS encoding DapH/DapD/GlmU-related protein, translated as MHQVDLSTYNNTLSRKNQIARFLFTTIWTIAARPLPRSVGRKWKIFLLRLFGAKIHSTANIYSSVKIYMPWNLEMAEYSCLAPEVDCYNVDKIKIGANSTVSQKTYLCTASHDVTKSNNPLIIAPIIIEDQVWIGASAYINMGLTIGQGSVVGATASVYKSVGSWTIVGGNPAKFIKYREISK; from the coding sequence ATGCACCAGGTAGATTTATCAACTTATAATAACACCTTAAGTCGTAAGAACCAAATAGCCAGATTTTTATTCACGACTATATGGACTATTGCGGCTAGACCTTTACCTCGCAGTGTGGGGCGAAAATGGAAGATATTTTTATTACGTCTATTTGGCGCAAAAATACATTCAACTGCAAACATTTATTCAAGTGTGAAGATATATATGCCTTGGAACCTGGAAATGGCCGAGTATTCATGTTTGGCACCCGAAGTAGATTGCTATAATGTAGATAAAATAAAGATTGGGGCAAATTCAACGGTTTCTCAAAAGACATATTTATGTACTGCTTCTCACGATGTGACAAAGTCAAATAATCCTCTCATTATAGCTCCAATAATTATTGAGGATCAAGTTTGGATTGGTGCTTCCGCCTACATTAATATGGGCCTAACTATAGGTCAAGGTTCTGTCGTAGGTGCGACTGCATCTGTTTATAAAAGTGTTGGGTCTTGGACGATAGTTGGGGGTAACCCTGCAAAATTTATTAAATATCGTGAAATATCTAAATAA
- a CDS encoding polysaccharide biosynthesis/export family protein, producing the protein MKYPKIYKFYACCVITLLLFSSCVSRKEIVYFQGLEKAGDRLEINKDKSLQIKPNDLLTISVSAPEQAAAMPFNLPVMGMPQAGEANGRSVMGQQQLQTYLVDGEGNIEFPVLGTLNVAGLSRQALQQKLKSRIGEYVQNPIVNIRLVNFQVSVLGEVNRPGTFDIRDEYLTLPKALGLAGDLSIYGKRKNVLVMREEQGKKTYAYLDLTDPGIVNSSFYTLQQNDVVYVEPNGAQRQSASYNRNAGVYISIASVLISIAVLITN; encoded by the coding sequence ATGAAATATCCCAAGATCTATAAGTTTTACGCATGTTGCGTAATAACTCTTTTATTATTCAGCTCCTGTGTTTCCAGAAAAGAAATCGTCTATTTTCAGGGGTTGGAAAAGGCCGGCGATCGTCTCGAAATAAATAAGGATAAAAGTTTACAGATAAAACCTAACGATCTTCTTACTATTAGTGTTTCTGCTCCGGAACAGGCGGCGGCAATGCCTTTTAATTTACCGGTAATGGGCATGCCTCAGGCTGGCGAAGCGAATGGGCGATCTGTAATGGGGCAGCAACAATTACAGACCTACCTGGTAGATGGAGAAGGTAATATTGAATTTCCAGTTTTAGGTACTTTGAATGTCGCTGGATTAAGTCGTCAGGCCCTTCAACAAAAGTTAAAAAGTCGTATTGGTGAATATGTACAGAATCCTATAGTAAATATACGCCTGGTTAATTTCCAGGTTAGCGTATTAGGAGAAGTGAATCGACCCGGAACCTTTGATATTAGGGATGAATACTTGACTCTTCCCAAAGCGCTTGGCTTAGCAGGGGATCTTAGTATTTATGGAAAAAGAAAAAATGTATTGGTGATGCGGGAAGAGCAGGGAAAAAAAACCTATGCTTACTTAGATCTTACTGATCCGGGAATTGTAAATTCTTCTTTTTATACCCTGCAACAAAATGATGTGGTATATGTAGAGCCCAATGGAGCTCAAAGGCAGTCGGCTAGTTATAACCGAAATGCGGGAGTGTATATATCCATCGCCTCAGTATTGATTTCCATAGCAGTTTTAATTACGAATTAA
- a CDS encoding glycosyltransferase family 4 protein, producing the protein MNILDQQVILELFRGYYPFFTFGTFLLAFGLTWYFIPKVIWVTQEKQLLKEINHRSSHKTEIPAFGGVAFFLVLILIISILQSLRTSNTGNHLIIGLTFLFMAGLKDDLVVSSAKLKFVSQVFAACFIIFSPELELINLNGFLGLDSIPLALGYAMKLLIVVALINAYNLIDGIDGLAGIAGMVICGMFAFIFYLVREPYYVLLSITVIGILSAFLRYNFSRSHRKMFMGDGGSLTIGFLIAFLSLKVLVMKVSPELTGFGFHAENMVLLALAILFLPVFDTLRVIIIRLKNGNSPFSADRNHMHHVLLDNGLSHKKASLCLGGLNILVVMTFILLSRHFNSWFMTLVVAIIFGLVGVLFEFLRKRAVPRYEKIYKRPKGVRVQLKRLIKENNFLS; encoded by the coding sequence ATGAATATTTTAGATCAACAGGTAATCCTGGAACTTTTTCGGGGCTATTACCCTTTCTTTACATTCGGTACTTTTTTACTTGCATTTGGTTTAACCTGGTACTTTATTCCCAAGGTGATCTGGGTTACCCAAGAGAAGCAATTACTAAAAGAGATCAACCACCGCAGTTCTCATAAAACTGAGATTCCTGCTTTTGGAGGAGTGGCATTTTTTCTTGTGCTTATTTTAATAATTAGTATTCTCCAAAGTTTAAGGACCTCTAATACGGGGAATCACCTTATTATTGGTCTTACTTTTCTTTTTATGGCAGGTTTAAAAGATGATTTGGTAGTGTCTTCAGCTAAATTAAAATTTGTGAGTCAGGTGTTTGCTGCATGCTTTATTATTTTTTCTCCCGAGCTGGAATTGATTAATTTAAATGGTTTTTTAGGCTTAGATTCGATTCCCTTAGCTTTGGGTTATGCGATGAAACTTCTGATTGTAGTAGCCTTGATAAATGCCTATAATCTTATAGACGGTATCGATGGATTGGCGGGAATTGCCGGAATGGTAATTTGCGGTATGTTTGCATTTATCTTTTATCTAGTGCGGGAGCCTTACTATGTTTTATTAAGTATAACCGTTATAGGAATCTTATCCGCATTTTTGAGATATAATTTTTCCAGAAGCCACAGAAAAATGTTCATGGGAGACGGCGGGTCTCTTACCATTGGGTTTTTAATCGCCTTTTTAAGTCTAAAGGTATTGGTGATGAAAGTGTCCCCGGAACTTACTGGTTTTGGATTTCATGCAGAAAATATGGTTCTATTGGCATTGGCAATTTTATTTCTGCCTGTTTTCGACACCCTTAGGGTAATTATAATTCGCCTTAAAAATGGAAATTCCCCTTTTAGTGCAGACCGTAACCATATGCATCATGTCCTTCTGGATAATGGATTGTCACATAAAAAAGCTAGTTTATGTTTGGGGGGATTGAATATTTTAGTTGTTATGACCTTCATTTTATTAAGCCGACATTTTAATAGTTGGTTTATGACTCTGGTTGTCGCTATAATTTTTGGATTAGTCGGAGTTCTTTTCGAATTTCTTAGAAAAAGGGCCGTGCCCAGGTATGAAAAGATTTATAAAAGGCCAAAAGGAGTTAGAGTACAATTGAAACGATTAATAAAAGAAAATAATTTTCTTTCATAA
- a CDS encoding glycosyltransferase family 2 protein produces MKISIITATYNSAQNISSALNSISSQTYKDLELIVIDGASSDNTVELISNNFSGELKIISEKDKGIYDALNKGIQLASGDIIGFVHSDDFLASDSILSTIAEAFNETNADGVYGDLQYVDKENPEKVIRYWESQQFKPELLNRGWMPAHPTLFLKKEVYQKHGLFDLFYKIAADYDMMLRIFKDPELNFKYVPEVFTKMRVGGASNRSIANIKLKSIEDLKALKVNNVQYPYKALFLKNFSKLEQFVN; encoded by the coding sequence ATGAAAATTTCAATAATTACCGCTACTTATAATAGCGCACAAAATATATCATCTGCCTTAAACTCTATTTCCTCTCAAACATATAAGGATCTGGAACTAATTGTAATCGATGGAGCCTCCTCGGATAATACTGTTGAATTAATTAGCAACAATTTTTCTGGTGAATTAAAAATAATTTCTGAAAAAGATAAAGGCATTTATGATGCACTTAATAAAGGTATTCAACTGGCATCCGGGGATATAATTGGTTTTGTGCATTCTGATGATTTTTTAGCATCCGATTCTATTCTTTCCACAATTGCTGAAGCTTTCAATGAAACTAATGCAGATGGAGTTTACGGTGATCTGCAATATGTAGATAAAGAAAACCCGGAGAAGGTTATTCGTTATTGGGAAAGTCAGCAATTTAAACCTGAATTGTTGAATAGAGGATGGATGCCTGCTCATCCTACATTATTCTTAAAAAAAGAAGTTTATCAAAAGCATGGACTGTTCGATCTTTTTTATAAGATCGCTGCAGATTATGATATGATGCTCCGCATATTTAAAGATCCTGAATTAAATTTTAAATATGTGCCTGAGGTTTTTACTAAGATGAGAGTGGGAGGTGCCAGTAATAGAAGTATTGCTAATATTAAATTGAAATCAATAGAGGATTTAAAAGCTTTGAAAGTAAATAATGTTCAATACCCTTATAAGGCACTATTCTTAAAAAATTTTTCTAAGCTTGAACAGTTTGTTAATTAG
- a CDS encoding GumC family protein: protein MSQQLNNSRPQEEEINLREELEKYLKYWPWFLLGVIISLGIAFVYLKVTSATYHTTASIIIKDEKSKSPSSEMAAFADLGLLGGMGTNSIENEIGILRSKRMMTNVIKALNLNVTYHNENAIKNQELYLDTPYFVQVLLLNENKLASYTRDEANEFYLEVNEKENFHLINTETGKKYQGNFGQPIEIPFANIILLENTEFQSKDIGQSVKLKIRFTNLEPVVLDYRNRLQINLTDKNSSLIELGLDDQVKAKAQDILDQLILEYNREAIEDKNLVARNTATFIDERLQIINKELDSVETGKEQFKEANRLTDIEAEAEMFIENASDYNKREQELSTQLELANTMIDYLQSDSRSDLLPANLGIEDQSVNTRITEYNNLVLERNRILSGSTAKNPVVIRLNDQIDQIRANVLESFERLRSNLRVSKEELNRQGSVINSKISAVPGKERQFRGIERQQNIKESLYLFLLQKREENSLSLAVTAPKAKIVDRAYSSSTPVSPKPKIILLSGLIIGVLIPFLVIYLKNILSNTVKSREDMEKLAKEIPVVGEIPKIAKKENEMVLKHDRSVLAESFRILHTNLQYLIVNAADKEKGNTIFVTSTVKGEGKTLVSFNLALTLANTNKKVLVIGADLRNPQLQRFEEDARLYNGVSDYLAGDKFKLSELIRTSMHHENLDLLPSGSIPPNPSELWRRTKTGEMFKELENQYDYIIVDTAPSLVVTDTFLINKWADITLYVVRAGYTEKKLVNFAVDSKRDKKLHDVSFVLNDVKWANFGYGNKYGYAYGEEKESILERLKNKVAIW, encoded by the coding sequence ATGTCACAACAATTAAATAACTCCAGACCTCAGGAAGAAGAGATCAATTTAAGGGAGGAACTTGAGAAATATTTAAAATATTGGCCTTGGTTTTTACTGGGAGTAATTATAAGCTTAGGTATAGCATTTGTCTATTTAAAAGTAACTTCAGCGACTTATCATACCACAGCAAGTATCATTATTAAAGATGAAAAAAGCAAATCTCCATCTTCTGAGATGGCCGCATTTGCCGATCTGGGTTTGTTAGGAGGTATGGGAACCAATTCCATTGAGAATGAGATCGGGATACTTCGGTCCAAAAGGATGATGACAAATGTGATTAAAGCGCTTAATCTGAATGTTACCTATCATAATGAGAATGCTATAAAAAATCAAGAGTTATATCTTGATACTCCTTATTTCGTTCAGGTACTTCTGTTAAATGAAAATAAATTGGCATCATACACCCGTGATGAAGCTAATGAATTTTATTTAGAGGTAAATGAAAAGGAAAATTTTCATTTAATCAATACCGAAACCGGAAAGAAATATCAGGGAAATTTTGGACAGCCAATTGAGATTCCTTTTGCCAACATAATTTTATTGGAAAATACTGAATTTCAATCCAAGGATATTGGGCAGTCAGTCAAATTAAAAATTCGGTTTACCAATTTAGAACCTGTGGTGCTTGATTACAGAAACCGACTTCAGATTAATCTTACGGACAAAAATTCAAGTCTTATTGAACTTGGACTTGACGATCAGGTTAAAGCAAAAGCTCAGGATATTTTGGATCAGCTTATTCTGGAATATAATAGGGAGGCCATTGAGGACAAGAATCTTGTGGCCAGAAATACGGCCACTTTTATTGATGAACGCCTTCAAATTATTAATAAGGAACTCGATTCAGTTGAAACTGGAAAAGAACAGTTTAAGGAAGCAAATCGCTTAACCGATATTGAAGCTGAAGCAGAAATGTTCATTGAAAATGCCAGTGATTATAATAAAAGAGAGCAGGAATTGAGTACACAGCTGGAACTCGCCAATACTATGATAGATTATCTCCAAAGTGATTCCAGATCTGACCTTTTACCAGCTAATCTGGGAATCGAAGATCAGTCTGTAAATACAAGAATTACTGAATATAATAATCTTGTTCTTGAAAGAAACCGGATTTTGAGTGGTTCTACCGCGAAAAACCCCGTTGTGATAAGACTTAATGATCAGATCGATCAGATAAGAGCAAATGTTCTCGAAAGCTTTGAAAGATTGAGATCTAATTTAAGAGTTTCCAAAGAAGAGCTGAATAGACAGGGTTCTGTGATTAATTCTAAAATTTCTGCAGTGCCGGGGAAGGAAAGGCAATTCCGTGGTATTGAACGTCAGCAGAATATAAAAGAGTCTCTATATCTTTTCTTACTACAGAAAAGGGAAGAAAACTCTTTAAGTTTAGCCGTGACAGCCCCTAAAGCGAAAATTGTGGACAGGGCATATAGTTCTTCTACTCCCGTCTCTCCGAAGCCAAAGATTATTCTTCTTAGCGGTCTTATTATAGGTGTTTTAATTCCATTTCTTGTGATTTATTTAAAAAATATTTTAAGTAATACAGTGAAAAGCAGGGAAGATATGGAGAAGCTAGCGAAAGAGATCCCTGTGGTAGGTGAAATTCCAAAGATCGCTAAAAAGGAAAATGAAATGGTTCTTAAGCATGACAGAAGTGTGCTAGCAGAGTCCTTCCGTATTTTGCATACTAATCTGCAATATTTAATCGTGAATGCTGCAGATAAGGAAAAAGGAAATACCATTTTTGTGACTTCAACCGTTAAAGGAGAAGGTAAGACCCTTGTGTCTTTTAACCTTGCTCTTACACTTGCAAATACCAATAAAAAAGTTCTAGTAATTGGGGCTGATTTAAGAAACCCTCAATTGCAAAGATTTGAGGAAGATGCGAGATTGTATAATGGTGTTAGTGATTACCTTGCTGGGGATAAGTTTAAGCTATCAGAGCTTATAAGAACATCTATGCATCACGAAAATCTTGATCTCTTGCCATCAGGAAGTATTCCTCCTAATCCATCTGAATTATGGAGAAGAACAAAAACCGGTGAGATGTTTAAGGAACTTGAAAATCAGTATGATTATATTATCGTTGATACTGCTCCTTCTCTGGTTGTAACAGATACATTTTTAATCAATAAATGGGCAGATATAACACTATATGTCGTTAGAGCCGGTTATACCGAGAAAAAGCTTGTGAATTTTGCAGTAGATTCCAAACGGGATAAAAAGCTACATGATGTAAGTTTTGTACTTAATGATGTAAAATGGGCAAATTTTGGCTATGGTAATAAATATGGCTATGCGTATGGGGAGGAAAAAGAATCTATTCTAGAGAGATTAAAAAATAAAGTAGCAATTTGGTAG
- a CDS encoding O-antigen polymerase, giving the protein MNNKLIIIIVSLFILLIGFVGSDMIEGTFYITLFFSLTLIFFGFHRFFVEFSTFKIALLGFGIMIFLDIASFHFIDPKPIKKSSLIFALIYSYLSFLIFLIGYNFTKKAYRKVNNNPKSFSMYKFEKIIIPISFIFLIVFAVLQVLYPAETKNPFFLLISFLPKATTVLFFLFYLETRKKKYLIFFLIFMMFSLTETSRRIYITLFFILLPIFIGYFNYRNKILPRRTKNFLVIIGLSFFIFLNYLRANHDFGEGYKEDNLIGNTWHYIISLKSLDTFYNTTFIIENFPNRFNYYLGETYSSVLFMFVPRAIWLDKPVGFAAPLGVLQRNGEQDFTLAEWQEINMYSLSPGFIGEAYANLGIIGIITLSFVFGVQCKKFDLSFRPEMMYHNYKYVSYFAWCAAFFLLLRGDFFSAVYFSVFYFIFIRLIVKYCQN; this is encoded by the coding sequence GTGAATAATAAGCTAATTATCATAATCGTTTCTCTTTTTATTTTATTAATCGGATTTGTTGGATCAGATATGATTGAGGGCACCTTTTATATAACTTTATTTTTTTCATTAACACTTATTTTTTTTGGGTTTCATAGGTTTTTTGTGGAATTCAGTACTTTTAAGATTGCCCTTCTGGGTTTTGGGATTATGATTTTTCTAGATATAGCTAGTTTTCATTTTATTGATCCTAAACCCATCAAAAAATCAAGTTTAATTTTCGCTTTAATCTATAGTTATCTTAGTTTTTTAATTTTTCTTATCGGATACAACTTCACGAAAAAGGCGTATAGAAAGGTTAATAATAATCCTAAGAGTTTTTCAATGTATAAGTTTGAAAAAATCATTATTCCAATATCTTTTATTTTTCTAATTGTGTTTGCTGTCCTTCAAGTACTTTATCCTGCTGAGACAAAAAATCCTTTTTTTTTGCTAATCAGCTTTTTACCTAAAGCGACTACTGTTCTATTTTTTTTATTTTACTTAGAAACAAGGAAGAAAAAGTATCTTATCTTTTTCCTAATTTTTATGATGTTTTCTTTAACCGAAACTAGCCGTAGAATTTATATAACCTTATTTTTTATTCTTTTACCTATTTTCATCGGTTATTTTAATTACAGAAATAAAATATTACCAAGGAGAACGAAGAACTTTTTAGTTATAATCGGTTTAAGCTTTTTTATTTTTCTTAATTATTTGCGAGCAAATCATGATTTTGGTGAAGGATATAAAGAAGATAACTTGATAGGTAATACCTGGCATTATATAATTTCATTAAAATCATTAGATACTTTTTACAATACTACTTTTATCATCGAAAATTTCCCTAATAGATTTAATTATTATTTAGGAGAAACTTATTCCTCCGTCCTATTCATGTTCGTCCCTAGGGCAATTTGGCTCGACAAACCCGTAGGCTTTGCAGCTCCCTTGGGGGTTCTACAACGAAATGGTGAGCAAGATTTTACTCTTGCCGAATGGCAAGAGATAAATATGTACAGCCTTTCTCCTGGTTTTATTGGCGAGGCTTATGCGAACTTAGGAATAATAGGTATTATTACTTTAAGTTTTGTCTTTGGTGTTCAATGTAAAAAATTTGATTTGTCATTTCGACCTGAAATGATGTATCATAATTATAAATATGTCTCTTATTTCGCGTGGTGCGCAGCTTTCTTTTTGCTACTACGAGGGGATTTTTTTTCAGCAGTTTATTTTTCGGTTTTTTATTTTATTTTCATTCGTTTAATAGTAAAGTATTGCCAAAATTGA
- a CDS encoding glycosyltransferase → MKIAHFISSIDVSTGGPAKSVTSLIESILQISDLNVDLYSGKSENPIISDFVKEGGKVQILGSHFTGHLKGLNEKLKLSKPDVMHGHGLWQMPIHQMAVSARKLGVPYIISPRGMLDVWSINHKGFKKKLALKLYQKKDLEFAFGFHATSKVEAENIRKAGFENPIAIIPNGVKIPEIIKKTSSTPEKRKILFLSRLVKNKGIEELLVAWSGLDLSLTQNWELNIVGAGDKKFVKKLNEKKAELNLSNVHFRGAAYGTEKENYFFEADLFVLPTYTENFGVAIAEALAYGIPVITTKGAPWSDLTKNGCGWWIDLGEEPLRISLTEALSSSQESLNEMGVNGRALIQEKYSLDSVSEQMKEFYDWTIGESRETPNFIFEN, encoded by the coding sequence TTGAAAATAGCTCATTTTATTTCTTCAATAGATGTTTCTACAGGAGGGCCAGCAAAAAGTGTCACTTCTTTAATAGAATCTATACTTCAGATATCGGATTTAAATGTTGATTTATACTCCGGTAAATCAGAAAATCCAATAATTTCAGATTTTGTTAAAGAAGGAGGTAAAGTTCAAATTTTAGGGAGCCATTTTACTGGGCACCTTAAAGGCTTAAATGAGAAATTAAAACTATCAAAGCCTGATGTGATGCATGGGCATGGTTTGTGGCAAATGCCCATACACCAAATGGCAGTATCTGCCAGGAAATTAGGTGTTCCATATATAATTTCCCCAAGGGGTATGCTGGATGTTTGGTCAATAAACCATAAAGGGTTCAAAAAGAAACTTGCACTCAAACTTTATCAAAAGAAGGATTTAGAGTTTGCTTTTGGTTTTCATGCAACTTCAAAGGTTGAGGCTGAAAATATTAGAAAAGCAGGATTTGAGAATCCAATTGCAATTATCCCTAATGGAGTTAAGATTCCGGAAATTATAAAGAAAACGTCTTCAACCCCAGAAAAGCGGAAAATTTTATTTCTTTCTCGGTTGGTAAAGAATAAGGGTATAGAGGAATTACTTGTTGCATGGAGCGGGCTGGATTTAAGTTTAACTCAAAACTGGGAGTTAAATATCGTTGGAGCTGGTGATAAGAAATTTGTAAAGAAGTTAAACGAAAAAAAAGCGGAACTTAACCTTTCAAATGTGCATTTCAGAGGTGCAGCATATGGTACAGAAAAAGAAAATTACTTTTTTGAAGCTGATCTTTTTGTTTTGCCTACTTACACTGAAAATTTTGGTGTGGCCATTGCCGAAGCTTTGGCATATGGCATTCCGGTAATAACAACTAAAGGAGCTCCATGGTCAGATTTGACTAAAAATGGTTGTGGTTGGTGGATCGATTTAGGGGAAGAACCATTGCGAATATCTTTAACTGAGGCTCTATCTTCTTCGCAGGAATCCTTGAATGAGATGGGGGTAAATGGAAGAGCGCTTATCCAAGAAAAATATAGCCTTGATTCTGTTTCAGAACAAATGAAAGAATTTTACGATTGGACAATTGGCGAAAGCCGGGAAACACCGAATTTTATTTTTGAAAATTGA